The Salinirubellus salinus genome segment TGGTCGCCCTGCTGTTCGGCTCGGGCAAGCTCGTCATCACCGGCGGCAAACAGCCCGTCGACGCGGAACACGCGGTCGACAAGATCGTCTCGCGACTCGAGGAGCTCGGCCTGCTCGACGGCTGAGCCGGCGGAACCCCTCGGAATCTCCCGAATCGGCACGTACAAACCCGGTCCCCGAGTAGTTCGGGGCGTGATGCTCCAGTCGGCGTCCGCCTTCGTGGTCCCGCTCCAGACGGACGTGACGGGCGGTGGACTGCTCGCGCTCGTCGTCACCTTCCTGCTGACGACGCTGTTCTACGCCGTCACGCTCCACCTCGCGGCCACGTTCTTCATCGGCGACGTACCCTCCCAGCGAGCCGTCTACGCTGCCGTCCCCCCGGCCATCGTCTCCATCCTCCTCCAGCAGTACGGGCAGACCGACGCCGGAATCGGGCTCGACCCCTCGTTGCTCGTGGGGCTGGTCGTCGTCGCCACGTTGCTCGCGGACCTCATCGCCATCAGTTTCGTCTACCGGCTGAAGTTCCGCTCGGCCGCGCCGCTGGTGCTGTTGCACTTCGGCATCGCGGCGGTACTGGGTATCGCCATCGGGAACATCCTCGGGGTGCTGTGAGGCGAGCGCCCGACGGACGGCCCTCGCTCACTCCACCAGCCGCTCGATCTCCGTCACGAGGATGTCCTCCGCCCCGACCCGCTTCAGCTCCGAGATGACCTCGAACACCTCGCGTTCGTCGACGACGACGTGGACCGCCTGGGCGTCCTGCCCGTCGATGTCCATCACCGTCGGGCCGCCCATCCCCGGGATGACCTCCTCCACGTCCGCGAGGCGCCCGTCGGGAACGTTCATCATCAGGTAGCGCTTGCCGTCCGCGGCGACGACGCTGCCGAGCGCGGTGGCGACCTGCTGGACCTTCGGGTCGCCGGCCGTCTCCTCGCGGGCGAACAGGTGGACCGAGGACTGGAGCACCTCGGCCACGATCTCGAGCCGGTTCATCCGCAGCGTGGTGCCGGTCGAGGTGATGTCGACGATGGCGTCGGCGATGTCGACGTGCGGGGTGAGTTCGGTCGCGCCGGAGACCTCGGCGATGTCGGCCTCCACGCCCTCGTCCGCGAGGAACTGGCGCGTGATGCGCGGGAACTCGGTGGCGACGGTGCCGCCGTCGAGGTCCGCGACCGTCTCGATGTCGCTCTCCTCCGGCGCGGCGAGGACGAGTCGGCACTGGCCGAAGCCGAGGTCCAGCATCGACTCGAGGTCCGTCCCGCTCTCGCGTACCTGGTCGAGCCCGGTGATGCCGCAGGCCGCGGCACCGTCGGCCACGTACTCCGGGATGTCCGCGGCGCGGGCGAACAGCACCGTCACGTCCGGGTCGACGGTGTCGGCGTAGAGCTTCCGGTCGGCCCCGTCGACGACGTGCAGGCCGGCGCGTTCGAGCAACCGCATCGCTGGGTCGTGCAGGCGGCCCTTGTTGGGGACGGCGATTCGCATGCTTGTCTGGTGGTGTTCGGCCGTGGGGATGGCTCTTTCGTCCCGAGGGGGGCGTGGCGTCGTGTGTGGTCGTCGGGGAGCTGTCCGAGTCCTGTCGGGTAGAGAGCGACGGACGTGCGAGTCGCGGCACAGGTGAACCGCACCGCCGTCAGCCGGGCACCGCTGTCGCAGCGTCACGGCACGCCACCCCTCCCCCGCGTCGGACACGCTCGCTGTCGCGAGCGGTCCGCCGTGGCCGTCTCGCTCGCCCGGTTGCCACCGAACGTCCCCTCGTCAGTCGGACCGACCCGGAACCACGACACCTAACAGCCGACCCCCCGACTCCCCGGCCATGACCACGCTCGAACTCAGCGGCGGGCACGTCCTCCGCCCCGACCTCACGGTCGAGCGGGCGGACGTGCTCGTCGACCAGTCGGCCGGCGAGGTGCTCGAAGTGGGTGCCCTCGCGGGGACCGGCGACGAGATGCTCGACTGTTCCGGGTCGCTCGTGATGCCCGGCCTCGTCAACGCCCACGGACACGGCGCGATGACGCTCCTGCGTGGCTACGCGGACGACAAGCCACTCGAGGCGTGGCTGGAGGAGGACATCTGGCCCGCCGAGGCCGAGCTCGAGGCCGGCGACGTGGGCGCAGGGACCCGGCTCGCCGCCGTCGAGATGCTGCGAAGCGGGACGACCGCCTTCGTCGACATGTACTTCCAGGTCGACGAGGTGGTGGACGCGGTGACCGAGGCCGGCCTCCGCGCTCGGGTCGGTCACGGCGTCGTCACGGTCGGGAAGGACGACGAGGCGGCCCGCGCGGACTTCGAGGAGTCGCTCGCCGTGGCGGAGCGACACGACGGGGCGGCCGACGGCCGCGTCCGGACCGCGGTGATGCCCCACGCCCCGCACACGGTCGGGACGGAGTTCTTCGAGGCGTTCGTCCCCCGCGTCCACGAGGCGGGCATCCCCCTGCACTTCCACCTGAACGAGACGCCGGCGTACCTCGACCCCATCGAGGCCGAGTACGGCGAACGGCCGACCGTCTACGCCGACGACCTCGGACTGCTCGGCGAGGACAGCTGGGTCGCCCACGGCGTCCACGTCGACGACTCGGAGATCGAACTGCTCGCCGAGACGGGCACGAGCGTCGTCCACTGCCCCGCCTCGAACATGAAGCTCGCCAGCGGGATGGCTCCGGTACAGGAGCTGCTCGACGCCGGCGTCATGGTGGGGCTGGGCACCGACGGCGCCGCCTCGAACAACGACCTCGACCTGTTCGACGAGATGCGCGACGCCGCGATGGTTGGGAAACTCGCCGCCGAGGACGCGAGTGCGGTCGCCGCGCCGGACGTCGTGCGGATGGCGACCGAGGGCTCGGCCGCGGCCGCGGGCCTCCCCGTCGGCCGCGTCGAGGCGGGTGGCGTCGCCGACTTCGCCGTCGTCGACTTCGAGCAGCCACACCTCACCCCGACCCACGACTTCGTGAGCCACCTCGTGTACGCCGCCCGCGGCAGCGACGTGCGCCACACGATATGCGACGGCGCGGTGCTGGTCCGTGACGGGACGGTGACGACGCTGGACGAGGACGCGGTCCGGGAGTCGGCGAGCGAGCACGCGACCGCGCTGGTCGACCGCGCTAACTGACGGTGTAGGTGGCAGTCGTGGTCTGTCCGGCGGCGTCGAGGACGGTGAGTCGAACCACGTCACCGTTGTCGAGCGAGGGCGAGGAGAACGTCGGTTCGTTCGAGACCAAGGTGAAGTCGCTGCCGTCGTCGACTTCCCAGCGGTACTGGTAGTCCTCGCCGTCCTCGTAGAGTCTGACGTTCCGTATCTGCGTGTCCGCGTTCGCGTCGGCATCGTCGTCGTTGACGAAGACGATTCGGTCGATCCGATCACTACTCCCGGCCGAGAACGCACCGAGCTGCGAGGCCTGAACCCGATACGTCCGCCAGCCGTCACCCGGCGAATACGACTGTCCGTTCACGTCCTGGACCGCCGTCCCCCAGTTCTGGGAGCCCCAGGCTCGGAGGCTCCGAGCCGGACTCACGCTGTTATCCTTCTCGAGCGAGAGCCCCTGTATCTCGCCCTCGGCGGCGTCGGAGCGGAACTCGAAGGCAACGACGGTGTCGCCGGTGACGTAGTAGTCGTACGCACGGTCCTGCCACCGGTTTCCATCCAGGCGAATGCCGTCGCCGCCGTCGGTGAACGCCACGGATCCGGTCTTGTCCTGCGATCCGGCGAAGCCGTCGACCGTGGCGTCCGAGAGTGCCACCGTCGGCGCTCCCTTCGTACCTCCGGTCACGGTCGGGTCGAACGTGTACGTGCCCCCGCTCTCGCTCACCGAGAGCGAGACGCCGAACGCGTCCTCGATGACCCGCTCGGCGTTGACGATGACGCCGTTCGTCGGCTCGTGGATCAGTCTGATGGAGAGGTCTCCATCGCCAAAACCGTGATTCACCGTCAGGCTGTCGCCCGCCCCGAACATGCCGCTCGTCACCGACGACAGCGGGACACGGTTCGTCTCCTCGCCCTGCCCGAACACGAGGGTCAGCTCCTCGGTGTCGATGACTTCACCGCTCTCGTGGGTGAGCGTGACCGTACTGCCGGACGCCTCCACGTCGATCCGCGCACCGGGTGGTGTGTCCGTGAGCGACCCACCCAGTGACCCGAAGTTCAGGAACACCGTCGCCGAGAGCACGAGTGTGATGCCCACGGCGAACAACACCCCCAGCGACTCCGACTGTCCCCGTGACCCTCGCATGGGTGTCGTTCCGAAGAAGCTCATAAGTACCTGTATATTCACACGAGCGTCGATAGGAGCGGCGGTGGTGGGCCGCAATCGGCGACGCCAGGCAGTCGGGGGACCGGTCTGGCGTTAAACCACGAGACCGGAGTGTGAACAATTTACGCCGTTCTAAGCCCGTAATATCCAGACACGGACGGCGTGTGAACGGACTGAACGAGAGACCCCGTTTATTCTCGACGACGAGAGTGTCTCGGATACAGATGGCACGGAACAGCAAACTGTTCGCGGTCACGATGGCGTCGCTGCTGGTGTTCGTGGCGTTCACGCCGGGGGCACTGGCGGCGTCGGCCGCAAACGCGGCCGCGAACACGTCGGTCGACGTCTCGACGGAGGCGGCGACGGACGTGACGGTGGACAGCGCGACCCTGAACGGTAACGTGACGGAACTGAACGGCTCCGAGAACGCCAGCCTGGCGTTCCAGTACTGGGCGGCCGACGACTCGGTGAACAAGACGACCGTCGAGGCCGGCAACCTCTCCAGCGAGGGTGCGTTCTCCGCCGACGTGGGCGACCTCTCGCCGGACACGACGTACGTGTACGTGGCGACGGCCGGCGCCGGCAACGCAGCGGCCGTCGGCGCCGAGCAGGAGTTCACGACGCTCGAGACGCTCGACGTGAGCGTCGAGACCGACGGTGCGGTGAACGTCACCGCGACGAACGCCACGTTCGAGGGTGACCTCACCGACGTCCAGGGCGCCGAGAACGCCAGCGTCTCGTTCCGGATGTACGAGGAGGGTCAGCGCAACACGACGAACGTCCTGACCCTCGGCGAGCAGTCCGAGGGGAACTTCTCCGCGGACGTGAGCGAGCTCTCACCGAACACGGCCTACGTGGTCGTCGCGCAGGCCGAGGCCGAGCGTGGGAACGAGTCGGAGGACGCGACCGGCGAGTCGGTGAACTTCACCACCGACGACGCGACCCAGCCGCTGGGCGTCGAGACGGCGAACGCGAGCGACGTGACGAACACGTCGGCGTCGCTGAACGGCGACCTCACGGGGCTGAACGGCTCGGACAACGCGAGCGTCTCGTTCACCTACTGGGTGTCCGGTGACGCGGCGAACACGACGACGACCACCGCGGTCGAACTCGATGCGCCCGGGAGCTTCAGCGCGGCCGTCGACGGCCTCGCGGGCAACACGACGTACGTCTACGCCGCCACGGCCGAGACCGGCGACGAGAGCGTCGCCGGCGAGAACGTGACGTTCACCACCGAGGCCGACGTGCTGCCGCTGGGCGTCGAGACGGACGACGCGACCGAGGTGGCGAACGCCTCGGCGACGCTGAACGGCGACCTCACGGGCCTCAACGGCTCTGACAGCGCCGCCGTCGCCTTCGAGTACTGGGCCGTGAACGGCAGCGAGAGCGCGACCACCGTCGACGCCGGCAACCTGAGCGACGCCGGCACGTTCGACGCGGGCGTCTCCGGCCTCCAGAACAACACGACGTACGTCTACGTCGCCACGGCCGAGGTCGGCAACGCCGCCGTCACTGGCGAGGAGGAGACGTTCACCACCGGTGCCGCCGAGGAGGAGGGCTTCGTCCCGCCGAACGGACCGTTCGGCCAGCAGGTCGTCGCGTTCGTCGACTACCTGCGCAACTCCGAGGACGCCGAGGAGCGTAACCTCGGCCAGTCCATCTCGGACTGGGTCACCGCGAACAACCCCGGTGCCGACAACCGTCCGGACCACGCCGGCCCGCCGGCGGACAAGGGCCCCAGCGCGGACAAGGAACGTGGCCCGCCGGAGGACAAGGAGCGCGGCCCGCCGGAGGACAAGGAACGTGGCCCGCCGGCGGACAGGGGTCCGGACGAGGACGACGATGACGCGGCGCCCGAGGACGACGAGGAAGAGGCCGACGACAGCGACGACGACGAGGAAGACGACGACAGCGACGACGACGAGGAAGACGACAAGGGCGGCCCGCCGGAGCACGCGGGTCCGAAGTAGGCCTCCTGTCGCCACACGACCCCCGTTCCCCTCTCGCACCACCCACGAACCACTCCCATTCACACACGCTCTCTACCCGCCCAGCGGCGGCGCTCTCGGCGCGTCCCGGTAGGTTCTTCCGCCCCCTGTCCTACCTGCCGGTATGAGCTACGCACCCATCTCCGAACAGCTGGACGACCCGGAGACGGCCCGCGAGTCGGGCCGGAAGAAGATGGACTGGGCGAAAGAGCACATGCCCATCCTCGAGTCCCTGCGCGAGGGGTTCGTCGCGGACCAGCCGTTCGCCGGCGAGGTCGTCGGGATGGCGATGCACGTGGAGGCGAAGACGGCCATCCTCGCCGAGACGCTCGCGGAGGGTGGCGCGGAGGTCGCCATCACCGGCTGTAACCCACTGTCGACCCACGACGACGTGAGCGCCGCGCTCGACGCCCACGAGAACGTCACCTCCTACGCCCGCCGCGGGGTCGACGACGAGGAGTACTACGAGGCCATCGAGGCCGTCATCGCGCACGAACCGACCATCACCGTCGACGACGGGATGGACATGGTCGCGGCCATCCACGAGGACTACCCCGAACTGATCGACACCATCGTCGGCGGCTGCGAGGAGACGACCACTGGCGTCCACCGCCTCCGCGCGATGGACGACGACGGCGAACTCCGCTACCCCGTCTTCGCGGTGAACGACACCCCGATGAAGCGCCTGTTCGACAACGTCCACGGCACCGGCGAGTCGGTGCTCGCCAACCTCGCCATGACGACGAACCTCTCGTTCGCGGGCAAGACCATCGTCGTCGCCGGCTACGGCGACTGCGGCCGCGGCCTCGCGAAGAAGGCCGCCGGGCAGAACGCCCACGTCGTCGTGACCGAGGTCGAACCCCGCCGCGCGCTCGAGGCCCACATGGAGGGTTACGAGGTCCTCCCGATGCGCGAGGCCGCCGCCGAGGCCGACGTGATCGTCACGACGACCGGGAACCGCGACGTGGTCACGGAGGAGCACTTCGAGGTCATGAAGGACGGCGTCCTGCTGGCGAACGCGGGGCACTTCGACGTCGAGGTCAACCTCGACCAGCTGTCGGACCTCGCCACCAGCGTCACCGACGTGCGCGACGGCGTCCGGGAGTACCAGATGGCCGACGGCCGCCGCCTGAACGTGCTCGCGGAGGGCCGACTCGTCAATCTCGCCGGCCCCATCTCCCTCGGTCATCCGGTCGAGGTGATGGACCAGAGCTTCGGCGTGCAGGCCGTCTGTGTGCGCGAACTCGTGGAGGCGGGCGACGAGTACGAGGCCGGCGTCCACGACGTGCCCGACCGCCTCGACATCGAGGTCGCGGAAGTCAAACTCGAAGCCGAGGGCGTCGAGATCGACGACCTCAGCGACGCGCAGGCCGAGTACATGGGCTCGTGGGAGCACGGGACCTGAGCGGCCGGTAGTTTTTCTCCGACGGCGGCCCGATTCCCGGCTATGTCCACGCCCTCCACCGCCCGTCAGGGCCACGTCGCCGCTCTCCAGTGGGGTCTCGTGCAGGCCGCGCTGGTCGCCGTCGGCGGCGGCCTGCTCTCGGGGTACTACGACCTGACGACCGAGTCCATCTTCGTGCCCGGATGGGTCCTCTCGGCACAGGCCGCCCCGCTCGTCGCCTTCGTCGTCGGCGCGTACGGCGGCTACACGTGGGTGAGCGGCGGGTACGCGAGTACGACCCGTGAGGCCCACCGCACCCGTGTTCGGTTCGTCGCCGCGCTCGTCGGGCTGTGGGCCGCCCACCTCCCCGTCGAACTGGGCCTGCTGGTGGCCGTGGATTCGGCGCTCCTGCGGGCGTTCGGCCCGCCTGCGTTCACGCTCCTCTTGTTCGTCGCCGCGTATCTGCTGGCCTATCGTGTCGACCCGGCGGTGTTCAGACGGGTGCAAGAGCGACTCGCGCCGACGGGCCGGCGAGCAGAATCACAGTAGTGCGAGCAGTCGGTCGACCGTCTCGTCCGCGACCGCTCGCCAGTCTCCGGGGCGCTCCCCGCCACGCTTCGGCGGCACGAGGTCGAACTCGACCGGGTGGTAGGTGAGATACTCGAACGAGTCGGCGGCGACACGCCCCACGAACTCGGCGTTCTCGCGCTTCGAGGAGACGCCGCCGGAAGCGAGGTCGTAGTAGCCCGTGAACACCTGGAACGCCGAGACCCGTTCGAAGTCGAGTCGACCCTCCGAGAGGTGACGGAACAGTTTCGCGGTGTTGTCCGCGGGGTCGGCCCGCCGCCACT includes the following:
- a CDS encoding amidohydrolase produces the protein MTTLELSGGHVLRPDLTVERADVLVDQSAGEVLEVGALAGTGDEMLDCSGSLVMPGLVNAHGHGAMTLLRGYADDKPLEAWLEEDIWPAEAELEAGDVGAGTRLAAVEMLRSGTTAFVDMYFQVDEVVDAVTEAGLRARVGHGVVTVGKDDEAARADFEESLAVAERHDGAADGRVRTAVMPHAPHTVGTEFFEAFVPRVHEAGIPLHFHLNETPAYLDPIEAEYGERPTVYADDLGLLGEDSWVAHGVHVDDSEIELLAETGTSVVHCPASNMKLASGMAPVQELLDAGVMVGLGTDGAASNNDLDLFDEMRDAAMVGKLAAEDASAVAAPDVVRMATEGSAAAAGLPVGRVEAGGVADFAVVDFEQPHLTPTHDFVSHLVYAARGSDVRHTICDGAVLVRDGTVTTLDEDAVRESASEHATALVDRAN
- a CDS encoding adenosylhomocysteinase: MSYAPISEQLDDPETARESGRKKMDWAKEHMPILESLREGFVADQPFAGEVVGMAMHVEAKTAILAETLAEGGAEVAITGCNPLSTHDDVSAALDAHENVTSYARRGVDDEEYYEAIEAVIAHEPTITVDDGMDMVAAIHEDYPELIDTIVGGCEETTTGVHRLRAMDDDGELRYPVFAVNDTPMKRLFDNVHGTGESVLANLAMTTNLSFAGKTIVVAGYGDCGRGLAKKAAGQNAHVVVTEVEPRRALEAHMEGYEVLPMREAAAEADVIVTTTGNRDVVTEEHFEVMKDGVLLANAGHFDVEVNLDQLSDLATSVTDVRDGVREYQMADGRRLNVLAEGRLVNLAGPISLGHPVEVMDQSFGVQAVCVRELVEAGDEYEAGVHDVPDRLDIEVAEVKLEAEGVEIDDLSDAQAEYMGSWEHGT
- the hisG gene encoding ATP phosphoribosyltransferase; this encodes MRIAVPNKGRLHDPAMRLLERAGLHVVDGADRKLYADTVDPDVTVLFARAADIPEYVADGAAACGITGLDQVRESGTDLESMLDLGFGQCRLVLAAPEESDIETVADLDGGTVATEFPRITRQFLADEGVEADIAEVSGATELTPHVDIADAIVDITSTGTTLRMNRLEIVAEVLQSSVHLFAREETAGDPKVQQVATALGSVVAADGKRYLMMNVPDGRLADVEEVIPGMGGPTVMDIDGQDAQAVHVVVDEREVFEVISELKRVGAEDILVTEIERLVE
- a CDS encoding type IV pilin N-terminal domain-containing protein → MRGSRGQSESLGVLFAVGITLVLSATVFLNFGSLGGSLTDTPPGARIDVEASGSTVTLTHESGEVIDTEELTLVFGQGEETNRVPLSSVTSGMFGAGDSLTVNHGFGDGDLSIRLIHEPTNGVIVNAERVIEDAFGVSLSVSESGGTYTFDPTVTGGTKGAPTVALSDATVDGFAGSQDKTGSVAFTDGGDGIRLDGNRWQDRAYDYYVTGDTVVAFEFRSDAAEGEIQGLSLEKDNSVSPARSLRAWGSQNWGTAVQDVNGQSYSPGDGWRTYRVQASQLGAFSAGSSDRIDRIVFVNDDDADANADTQIRNVRLYEDGEDYQYRWEVDDGSDFTLVSNEPTFSSPSLDNGDVVRLTVLDAAGQTTTATYTVS
- a CDS encoding DUF7473 family protein; this encodes MLQSASAFVVPLQTDVTGGGLLALVVTFLLTTLFYAVTLHLAATFFIGDVPSQRAVYAAVPPAIVSILLQQYGQTDAGIGLDPSLLVGLVVVATLLADLIAISFVYRLKFRSAAPLVLLHFGIAAVLGIAIGNILGVL